One Fibrobacter sp. genomic window, TAGGTAATGTCGGCGGCAACCTTGTCTGCACCGAAGGCGGTTTCCATTTCGGTGGCGCCGGCTTCTTCCATACGTTTCTGGTAGTCTTCGGGGTGGGCCATCTTTTCCCATTCTTCCAGCAGGCTACTGTCTGTACGACGGATCATGTCGCCAAGGTATTCTTCCATGTCCCGCAGTTCCTCGTTCTTGTAGCTGTCGGGCACGGTCTGGGCCAGAACCTTGTATACGCCGTTCAGATGACGCAACAAGATGGCTTCCATGCGCTGGAGGCCGTACTGCTTGATGTATCCGCTGAAGGTACTGAAGTTCTCGAACATCTCGCGAACGATGGACTTTGGCTCCACATTTACATCCACCCAGGGGTGAGTTTCTGCAAAGCTGTTGTAAGTATCGTAGATGAAATCTCGGAGGGGCTTGGGATATTCCACCTTTTCCAGCTCTTCCATACGCTGGTTGAATTCCATGCCTTGCGCCTTCAGTTCGTCCATACGGGCGTTCTTCGCCTTGTTCTGCTGGATTCGCAGGATGGAGTCCGGATTTTCAACGATGCTTTCGCACAAAGTAATGACGTCGAGGGCGTACTCGGGGCTTTCCTTGTCTAGCTTGGGCAACGTGTCCAGCAGATAAAGTGAAAGGGGCTGGTTCATGGAGAAATCGTCCTGCAGGTCCATGTTCACACGAAGCTTGCTATAGCCTGGCGCTACCTGCGGGGCGAACTCGATGATATGCCCTTCTACCAGGCCGCGGAACAGCTGGAAGGCGCGTTTTTCCAGCTTACGCTTGCTGGCTGCGCTTTCGTGACAATCCTTGATAAGGTTCCGCATGGCGCGGCAACCATCCGTAGGGCGGCTGAGAATGTTCAGGAGCATCCCGTGACTCACCTGGAAGCTGGAAGTCAGCGGCTCAGGCTGTGCCTGAATCAAACGTTCGTAGGTTCCCTTGTCAAAGGGAACGTAACCATGCTCAGGCGGCTTTTTCTTCTGGAATTTCTTTCCAGTCTGTTTCGTCTTGGCTTCAAGTTTCAAGTTCTCGATAACGTGCTCGGGAGCTTGGGCCACAACGTAACCGATGTCGTCAAAACCCTTACGTCCGGCCCGGCCTGCAATCTGGTGGAAATCGCGGGCCGTAAGAATTGCGGTCTTGTCGCCGCTATATTTACAGAGCTGGGTGAACAAAACCGATCTAATGGGAACGTTCACGCCTACGCCCAAGGTGTCTGTACCGCAGATGACCTTAAGCAATCCTTTCTGGGCCAGCTTTTCGCAAAGGATTCTGTATTTCGGAAGCAAACCTGCGTGGTGCAGGCCGATGCCTTGCTTGAGCCAGCGCTTCACTTCGG contains:
- a CDS encoding DUF3516 domain-containing protein gives rise to the protein MTENAPICLKDYLQKTDNGQVPSSEELLESFLAWAEAKGTTLYPAQEEAILELLDGKNVILNTPTGSGKSMVALALHFDSLAHGRRSIYTCPIKALVNEKWMALCKEFGPENVGLSTGDATVNRDAPIICCTAEILANMALCEGEQTTISDVVMDEFHYYSDKERGVAWQVPLLTMPNTRFLLMSATVGATEFFEKEMTKHTGKESVTVRSTQRPVPLDFTYSETEISNTVQRLINEGKGPVYVVHFTQAAAATNAQNFMSLDLCNKEEKQAINEAIKEIRFSSPYGPEVKRWLKQGIGLHHAGLLPKYRILCEKLAQKGLLKVICGTDTLGVGVNVPIRSVLFTQLCKYSGDKTAILTARDFHQIAGRAGRKGFDDIGYVVAQAPEHVIENLKLEAKTKQTGKKFQKKKPPEHGYVPFDKGTYERLIQAQPEPLTSSFQVSHGMLLNILSRPTDGCRAMRNLIKDCHESAASKRKLEKRAFQLFRGLVEGHIIEFAPQVAPGYSKLRVNMDLQDDFSMNQPLSLYLLDTLPKLDKESPEYALDVITLCESIVENPDSILRIQQNKAKNARMDELKAQGMEFNQRMEELEKVEYPKPLRDFIYDTYNSFAETHPWVDVNVEPKSIVREMFENFSTFSGYIKQYGLQRMEAILLRHLNGVYKVLAQTVPDSYKNEELRDMEEYLGDMIRRTDSSLLEEWEKMAHPEDYQKRMEEAGATEMETAFGADKVAADITYDKKRFVNMVRQRIFQLMGALQKQAFGDVLDMLADDLAEGQMLVDGEGKPWTENRLMEIMAAYVAEHHKFRLDVEGRSIHHSIITYDGDIMHIQQMLQDEEDFNDWSIDFDIDMKECREAGMPLIKMMRIGEV